The region CGGGAGCTTGGTGACCAGTTGCCCGTGAGGGCCTCTCCAATAGGCCAAACCATCCTCTCTGGTCAGATCAGCGCGGAGCCACACCAAAGCACACATCGTGTTGAAACCATGAGGAATTTTCATCGATTACCCCTGTCGTCTTGTGTTGGCCTGCAGCCTTCAATGACTATTTGCGTCAGTTGGCTGGAGGATCTTTTCGGATGCATCTTTGTCAAACTACTATGTAGGAGCAACCTGCGCCCCGGCCTCAACACCGCCATCCCGTCCGGCCATCTTGCAGGGATGCCCAGGTCTCCTCGATTCCTTGGCTACAGGCCAGCCGCAATCTATAAGGTTACCTCTGCCGCCTGAAAAGCCGTGGAAATTCACGATAACCTCACCGACGTGCCGGCCACATCCTATGGAGCACGCGGTCCTTCCAGACGAATTGATGGATGAGCGCCGCGGTGATGTGGAAGGCAACCAAGCCGGCGAGCGCCCACGTGGCCAGTTCGTGGTATTGGCGCAATTCAACGAACCGCTGTTCATTGGCGGCACCAAGCAGGTCGGTCAGGTCAAATAGGTAGGCGGGCTGAACCGGCAGTGGGGACGCAGACGCCGCCACCAGGCCCAGCAAGGGGACGCTAAACAGCAGCAGATACAAAACGAGATGGACTAGCGCCGACAGCTTGCGCTGCCATGCTGGAAGGCTGTCCGGAAGCGGCGGGGGCGCATTGCGTAAGCGATACCCCGCCCGGATCACCATCAGGGCCAGCAGGCTGATGCCTAGCGCGGAATGAGCAGCCAGCGAAAAAAGGTGCTCCGGCTCGGGCAAGTCCAGCTGGAAGCGTTGACCAGCCAGCAGCATGGTGAGGACAAGCGCCGCGATAATCCAATGCAGGCGTTTGGCCCAAGGGCGATACGACAGATTCTGGGGTGGGTAACGCATATTTTCCTTGACTCTAAATTCTTCAATCGTGGAATTATATAGCACTATGCGCCGGGCAATTCAACGTATGTAGATTTTTTCCCGGTCGTATAGCTGCTGGAGGCAACAAGGCATGCAGGTGCAAAACATTGACTGGGCAGTTTCCCTGCAGGCGATGCCGAAACATGAGAGTTCCAAGTGACTTGGTCGAAGGGTGAGGCCGTCACGCCGGAAGGCTATCTTTCTTCCATGATAGGCCTACGCAGATTGGCACCAATCATCGCCCTTCGATGGCAACGCCCCGCAACAAATCGTAGTTGATGCCTTGTAGGCTAAGCACACGCTCGCCCCAACGCAGGAAGATCAAGGGGCACGCGGAGCGAAACTCGAGGGGCGGGCCGCAGTAATTAGTGACATCACCGGTGGCATTGGCAGGCAACTGCTGGCGTGGCCTGGCTGCCACTTGGCTCCCTTCGAGCTCAACGAGACAATTGGGCCAGACCGCCGATCAACTGGCGAACGGGGGTGCTCCGGTCTCCAGCCACAGTACCTGAAACAGTTCCGCGACCGCAAAAGACGGAGGAGCAATTGGGTGTGAAGACAAAAGCGACTTGGGGGGCGGTTCTGGCCGGCTCGCACTGAACACGATCGACACCGCTTAAAGTCTCCTGTCGGAAGGAACTTGTCACGACCACGCGCGCTGGCATCGGCTTGATACGACGGATTGCTCAATGCGCGGCGCAACCCCGCTCTACGGGGCACTATCCCCATGGGATTCCCTACAGGTTAGATACTGTGCCCAGGTCCTATAGGGCGTTCTCCAACGAATACCTAAGATTGACGCGAGAGGCCTGACCCATGCGGCGTTTTCCCCTATTCTTCCGTGCCGCCATTCTTGCAGGAATCTACCTCGGTGCCGCCTCCGGTATCGGCACGAGGCCAGCCCAGGCAATCGACGTCGAATGGGGAGACGTCTCGGGCAGCATCATCACCTCGCTATCCGTGAGCACGCAGATCCGCATGGCGGACCGTGATCCACGCAATGTCGGCATCAGCAACGGCGGCTCGATGCCGACCTCCGGCAATGACGACGGCAATCTCAATTTCGACAAATACGACCTCACGACGCTGATTGGCAACGTTACTAGCGAGGTCAGCCTCAAGTGGAAAAACTTTGGACTCTATGTGCGGGGTACGGCCTTCTACGATTATATCGCTGACAACAACGATCTCGCTGCGAATGGCCCCTCGGAGCGGGACTCTCGTGGCTCTTATACGATTACAGGACAACGTCGTGCGCGTTACGATGCCTACCTGCAAGACTATTTTTTATCGGGCAAGTTCAAGGTCTTCGACCATTCGCTCAATATACGCCTGGGCTCCCAGGTATTGAACTGGGGCGAGGCACTGTTTACAATCAACGCCATCTCGGTGATCAATCCCATTGATGTGGCACGCATCCGGGTGCCCGGCGCTGAACTGCGCGACGCGCTGATTCCCATCCCCATGGTCTCGGCGTCCCTGGATTTGGGTGGAGGTCTATCAGTCGAGGGCTTTTACACCTTCGATTTCGAGCCATTCAAGCTGGAGGCTTGCGGTGCCTATATGTCGTCGAGCGACACGTTCTGCGATGGCACGCGAGGCGTCGGGGTGGGCACCGACTTCCTGGACACTCGCTCCTACTATAAGGGTCGAAACAATCCCCAGGACAATGCGGCGAACTACGACGGCATCTCAGCCGACGTGACCACCGAGGATGACCCCGAAGGGCATGATTGGGGCATCGCCTTGCGTTACTTCTCGCCCGCCCTGAACAACACTGAGTTCGGTTTCTACTACATCAGCTATCGGAGCCGTCTGCCCTCGATCAACGCCTTCAGCGATTACAAGAATCCAGGGACTGGCAAGATCTTGGGCCTGCCGATCAATCCGTTCTCACCAGCCTTTGGTACGCTGCCGCGGTCAGTCGTTCTGGATAATCTCGACCACGGCGAGCTCACCATCTACTACCCGGACGACATCGAGCTTTTCGGACTCAGCTTCAACACAACCCTCGACGCGCTGGGCATAGCCATTAACGGCGAAATCTCGATGAAGCACGATGCGCCGGTCTGGATCTCGGAGCCGACGCTGACCTTTTCCACCTACAACAACGCGGGCGGCAACCCGCTGTTGGCCAACCAAGCGTTCGGCATCGCGCCCTATGTCGAAAACGGCGTACCGTTCGACCCTGACGCGCCGTTGCCACTCAACCTGAACCTGGACGAGCGGCACGACCTGTGGAATGCCAACCTACGCATCACCAAGATACTGCCGACCACCAATTGGATCGTCTCAGCCCTGGGCGCCAATTCAATCATCGCCCTGGTTGAGACGGCTGTGATCTATGTCGATATCGATCCGGACGGGCCCCACGACTACGCCTCCTATGGCCAAAACGGGTTCAGCGGGTTCAAGACTCGCCCCCTGAACCTCCTGGGCCTGGGTGAAGTGGTGCCTGCCCTCGACCTTCCCGCCCAAGGGGACCCTCGATTGCAGTCGACTTGGAAGCCACCGACCAGGTGGTCAGGCGGATTTACCACCCTTTTCATCCTCGATTACCCAAATGCGTTTGGGATCCCTATCAACCTGTCGCCGACCGTTGCCTTCCAGACCGGTGTTTTCGGCACAACACCGTCACCCAATCCCGGTTTCACAAAAGGCGTGAATGCGGTCTCCCTGGCTTTGAAGGCCGATTACCTGGGCTCTTACTCGGCCCAGATCTCCTACTTCAAGAGTTGGGGTGGAGGTGGCGGTGGCGGTGGCTCCATGAACCCCACCATCGACCGCGACTTCATTGGCGTTAGCTTGTCCTACGTCTTTTGATTATGGGCTCAGGAGCGCGCATCGCCCGTAGGGCTGGCGGCGAGGGATCATTTGTCCGAGCGCAGCATGGGTCAGTCGCACGAGCGCGATTACGTTGAGGTGAATTTCTCGCGGCTCATTGTCTATCGGCAGCGCGTGGAACTCGCCATTTGTTCCAAAGCCGGCGCTGTTCACCGAAAGCGGTTAGGCGACGGGTACCCCGATTGCGCGCAAGGCCCTACCGGACGGCGCACTTGATGTTGGACGAATTTGCCGGAAAGGACGAGGCCTCGGAAGGCTTCTCAGGCTGCCAATGAAAGTGCAGAACCTCCACGATCTGGTTGACCAAATCTATGCCGCTGCCTGGCTGCCGCAGCGCTGGACGCAGGTGTTGAATCGGCTCGTTGCTGCCTGCGGTGTGCAAGGTTGCGTGCTCTATATCGTCTCAAAAGGATTGGTGCGCTGGATCGCGTCTGATTCTGTTACGCCTCTGGCTGCTGAATTTGTCGGAGACGGATGGTGCCGCAACAACCGCTGGGTAACCCGTGCAATCGCGAAGCAGTTTCCCGGTTTTCTGGGTGACCGCGACCTCTTCACCGCCGCGGAGTTGGAGGGCGACCCGATCTATCGAGATTTCCTCGTCCCACGCGGTATTCACTGGACGGTCGGCACCACGATCCAGCTTCAAGATGGCGAAATCGCGATCTTTCAGCTCGTTGGCGACCGCGCACGGCCGCCGATGACATCGGCGGAGCTGGAAATACTCGATACCCTGCGCCCTCACTTGGCACGCAGCGCCATGGTCTCGGCGCGCCTCCCTCTGATCAAGGCTGAATCCGCAACACGGATGCTCGAGGCAATGGGCTTGCCTGCGGCGGCCATCACGCTGGATGGCCGGATCAAGTTTGCCAATTCGCGATTTGAAAGCCTGGGCAAGCGGATAACCACTTACCGAACAACCGAACGCATCAGCATCGCCAACGAAGCAGCCGCCAAGCTGTTTGAAACCGCGATGGCTGGCCTGGCCAGTGGGATGGCCACAGAAACCCGCTCCATCCCAATTCGCGGCGACGGAGAGTCGCCTATGGTCCTTCACGTCCTGCCCACGCGTCGTGATGCGAACGAGGTCTTTGGCGATACAGGTGCGCTTGTCGTGATTACGACGGTCGGCACACCGGGCGCGCCTCCCGCATCGCTGCTGCAAGGCCTCTTCGACCTGACCCCCGCCGAAGCGCGAGTGGCGCAATCGGTCGCGGAAGGGGCAACGTTGGAAGAGCTTTCCGGCACACTGAAAGTGTCGCGCGAAACCCTGCGAACTCAACTCAGGATGGTCTTCGCCAAAACGGGGACGAAGCGGCAGGCTGAGCTTACCTCGCTCATCCTGGGCTCGGTCAGATTCCATGCCCTGGATGGTTCGCGAAAGGCCAAAAGCAACCCTCGTCAGCGATAGCCATTCCATTGTTCGGCAAGCCAGGCCCAGGGCGCTATCGGGGACTTCCTTGCAACCCTCGAAGCCGCAGTGTAGGACGAGCCATCTCGGCCCAGCGGATATACGGTCTTACTGTTCACCAGTGGATCGATGAGATTCTCGGCGTAGTGGACGCGCTCCTCGACTGACAGGCGCTGAGCCGGATCCTGGGCCTGTTGCTCAAGGCGCTCGCCATCCCGTGCCACCAGCACCAAACTGCCCCCAGCGGCAGCGGGCTCCCGCGCCATCTCTTGGCCGATGCCGGTCGACGCCTCCGGTGACGGGTGCGATTGACCAACGAGAATTGCGGAGGCCCCTGCTCACGCCGATACTCAACCCGCCCGGCGCAGTCTTTTGAGAGAGCGACGAAAAATCGTGCGCAGGTTAAATAGGCGCTTGAGGGTCCCCTCGGACAAGCTGTTGTCCTTTGGCAAGAGACCGATGTCGCGTGCGAAAGCTGCGGTATCGTAGTAGCCAGTGATGCGTCGGATCCTGCCGTCGGAAAACTCGAAGAAGGCACCGCCGCGAAGCTGAAAGGCACGACCGTTTGCGCGGAGGCCTTGGAACGGCGTACCCTCGAAAGTACCCCGGCGAGACCACTCGACGCTCGCGCCATGATCGTCGATCACGATTTGTACGAGCCGTGTGTCCAGGTCGGGAAAAGAGGAAAACAGTCCGCTCAGGAATGCGCGCTCTTCAGCTGCGCCTCTCACAAAGCCGATGCCCGAGATGTCTTCGACGATGTCGTCTGTGACCCACTGCATCATGCCGTCGACATCTCGATTGGCATATGCGGTGTAAAACCCTTCGAGGATCCGCCGCCTTTCGGTCGCCGGCAATTGAGTTACACTCATTGACGCTTCCCTCTTGTGATGTAGATGATTGCTCAGACGCCGAGCGCTTTGCGGAATTTCGGCACGAGCATGTGACTGGATTTGGCCACGCGGGCGACGAAGGGAGAGCGAACCACCCCGATTACGGGCAAGTGCAGGACGCCGTTCCGGCTTCCCAAGGTCACTGCCATCATGGGATTGCCGGTCTGAGGTTTGTGCGCCTTCAGCCTCGACGGCCGGCCAGCACGGGTCAGGATTGCTCGGATATTGTGAGCGGCGGTCCTGATCTGCCCACCGATGTGCCAAGCCATCTTGTTCTCGTCAAGATCGGTGATGTCGCCGAGGGCGAACACCGTGTCGGACCCAACCACGCGCAGATCCGGGGAGACGCGAATGCGCCCGGCCTGGTTGAGAGTCGAGGCATAGTGCTGCGCCATATAGGCCGTATTGGGTTTTCCGCCGACACACCAGATCAGGAGGTCGTAGGGGATGCTCTGCCCGCGGCTTGTCAACGCTTCGCCGGCGCCGGAGAGAACCTCCGCCACGGTGCTGTCCGCGCACTCGAGCCGTTCGTCCGTCAGGACTGTAACCCCACTCGCCTTAAGTACTTTGGCGGCCTGTGCGGCGGCTGCTTCTGAAGTGCCGGCCAGCACACGCGGGCCGGCTTCGAGGATGATGATCTTCTTGGCCGGATGGTTCTCGATGATTTCTCCGGCCACCTCGACGCCGATCGGGCCGCCGCCGACAATCAGGATGTTCTGTGATGCGACGATGCGCCGATGATATTGCACATAGAATTCCTTGCGTTCGCGGACCGAGGCGCCATCGATTGCCCGCATCAGAGCGTTTGAGAACTTGCTCCCGGTGGCCAGTACCGACACGCGCCCCTTGAGCAGTTCCTCCTTGCCATTCTTCAGCTGCACAAGCCCGCCTTCGGGATGCATTTCCACCAGGGCACCACGAACATGGGCGACCCCTGGCAGCGCCGCGGCGAAGGGAATGATGGCGGCATCGGCGAAACCCGGTTTTACTAGGCTGCGCGGCACCGACATTGGCACCTCGAAGTACTCATTGGGATCGACGAGCGTAACGCGGAATTCAGGGGCCAATGCCTTGGCGAGCAGGGCACCGGCCATGCCGCCGCCGTAAATCACGACATCGTCTTGGATTGCTGCCTTGGACGTGGCGATCATGCGTTGGTTTCCCCATGGTTGGCTCGTAGGAATGCATACGAGAGACTTTCCGGTCGGTGGTCAGCGCAGTGTTGCAGAGCCGGCGCGGCTTCCATCGCATTACAATCAACCGGCTTGAATCTCAGCAACGCGTAGCTTTTGCCCAGCAGATCGTGGATATTTAGGCTGCCCTTCGCGAAGTGAGTTCGCACGAAGGCGCTGGTCGATTGAGGCGCGCGTCTCTGGAGATAACGCCGAAGCAGGATACCGCCTGCGATCCTCTCGACGACATTCCCTACGAGCGCTCGACCTCGCAGAAGGCCAATTCACTCTCCGTGCCAGTGATGATCACGCTTTCCTTCACTTCGTGGCGGCGGACGAAACCTATGGAAACGAGCGCGGCCACCAACGTGATTGCCGCGAGTACCAGCGTCGTTGCCGAAAATGCGTCGCCATAGAGCTGGGTCAGTTCGCTGCTGCTCAACGCCGGCGTCGTCAGTACGGCCTCCGTAATTTTGCCATTCACTATGCCGTTCGCGATGGTAACGACCATGTCGGGCGAGAAGGTTGCTGGCAGGGCTTGATGCAGGCCCCGCTGTGTGAGGCCCAGCAGGATGGCGCCGGCGATGACAATGGCGACGCTCTCGCCTGCCACTCGGGCAGTGGCAAAAATGCCCACCGCCATACCGGCGCGCTCTTTGGGCACGACGCTGACGGCCAGGTCGTCCATCAGGCCCCAGGGAATGGCTGCCCCAACGCCGATCAGCAGAAGAGGAAAAACAAAGGCGAGGCCACCTGCACCCGGTTCGATGAGGGCTAGCAGCACCAGGCCCCCTGCACCGACGATCAGTCCCACGCCGGACAGCAATCCGGGCTGAATCCATTTCGTGAGCACGGCGCCCAGGAATGGCACGATGGTGATCGGAGCGCTGAGCGGCACCATCAGCAGTCCGATCTCGGTGGCCGACATGCCCTCGATCCCGCTGAGCCGAGCCGGGAGGACGAACAGGACAACTATGAAGGAGTAGGCGACGGCGACCGGTAGCGACAGAACCGCAAGAAAGCGGGGATAGGTAAACAGTGTGATGTCGAGCATGGGCCTTTCATGGGCCCGCTCAACCGCCAGGAAAACCCCCAGCATCGCGATGCACCCTGCGAAGAGCGCCAAGACAGGCTTGCTGTCCCAGCCAACCTGCGGCCCTTGCATGATCGCCAGGGTCAGTAGGACTAAAGTCACGGTGAACGTGACGGCACCCCAGATGTCGAATTGCCTCGCATCAGGGTCGCGGGATTCCCGCAGCCTAGGGGCGCTCACCAGCAATACAATCAAGCTCAGCACGGCAGACATAACAAAGATCGCGCGCCAGCCAAGACTGCCGACCAAAGCGCCACCGACGATCGGCCCGAAAGCGATCCCGACGCCAAAGCCCGTACCCAGAATGCTGAACGCCCTTGTGCGGGCGGGGCCCTCGAATTCCTGCGCCAGCGCAGCGAAACCCGCAATCATGGCCAGGGCGGCCGCGGCGGACTGCACCGTTCGGACAATGTCGAGCACAAGAATAGAGGGGGACACAGCAACTATAAGAGAGAGTATCGAATAGGCTCCCAGTCCCAGCGTGAAGAGGCGCTTGCGACCGAACCTGTCAGCGAGCGCCCCGGCCGCCATGACGGCACTGCCGAAGGCAAGAAATGCGCCGTTGACGATCCAGTTGATGGCAAATGCGCTGCCGCCCAACTCCGCGCCGATAGCCGGTAGGGCGACCACGGGTGCAATAGCACTCAAAGGCATCACCACTGCGGCCAGGAAAATGGCACCTAATAGCAACCACTTCTCCGGCGTGATGTGGCCGTTGCGGTTAGCAACGGCCACATCAGTGTCAGAAGGCACATTATGCGACATATCTGGTCACTTCATACGATCAAGGATTGAAAAACGTCAGACGCGCAGAAACCCTTCGGGACACCCGCGCCGGCACAGCTTGCTAATAGGCTGCCGCGACCAACGCTCGGGCCGCTTCGTGCGGGTCTCCAGTTTGCTCGTAAGCGGCCTTCCAGTCCGGATAATTGTGCATTGTGGGATTCTTGAGCGGATGAAAACCCGGTATGAAATAGGACAACGTCTTCCCATGAAGCGGTGCAAACATCTTGAGAAGCCAGGGAACGTTCCTGATCTGCATCCCCCAGCGCTGCAGGCGGGTGAATCCATCCGCCTTGAGCATGGCGTGCGGGATCTTGAACATAACCTCGTTCATCCCCCCTTGGAGATAGATCAGTGCCCAGACACGTTTAAAGTAGCCGACCTTTGCAATCTTTTTCATTACATCGAAGGCGACCGCACGATGCTCCATCTCTTCAATTGCGTGCCAGGCGAACATGGCCTTCATGTGCGGCTCGACATTCGCCATTGTTGATTTCTTAGCGAAGAAGCATTCAGCCATCATCGCCGTGAAATGCTCGGCCGATGCAGTGATCGCAACATTGAATTCTGGGGACAGCCGGGCGGAATAGCGGTTGAGCCGATCAATTGCGGGCTTGATGATTTCTGTGAGCGGTATCCCTCGCGCTTCGACCAGAGCGTTGTATTGCTGATGGGCGATGCCGTGCTGACCTTCTTGCCGCGAAAATCCGCGGACATCGGCCAAGAGTGTGGGATCCGATATCTTCTGTCTGAACGCGACAACGCTTTTGATAAAATATCGCTCGCCATCAGGGAACGTGCATTGGATCGCGTCCATAAGGCGGGTCCGGTAAGGGTTTCCGCCCCACCAGTACTTCGGCAACGATTCATTGATTCCGAAATCGAGGTTTTCGCGAGTCACGATTTCATTCTTATGGGGTTGGGATGCCATTGCATTCTCCTTCATTCTTCTCCCCCTGCATGGGGCGGGCTGATCCAGTGGAAGAGGTCCCGGTCCCGCCGAGGGAAGGCCGGCCGTCCAGAATCTTGTGACTTTTGTTCGGGCACTCGGTCTGCAGCCGATCAGCGGTGCCGACGCCCGAGAGGCCGGCGCCAACGACAAGGACGTCGAAGTGCTCACACGACATGGCTTTGAATCTCCCGGAGACGGTTCGCCGACAGAGCCATGTCGGAGATGCGCTTGATGAAATCCGACGCCTGCTTTGGTAGCGTGACTGGAATCATGTGGCCCGCCCCCTCCACCATTTCGAAGATGGCGCCGGGGATAGTGGCGGCGAGGTGCTTGCCGTGTACGAGTGCATCCAGAATCCTATCGCCCGCCCCAAATAGGATACCGATGGGCAGCGTGATGGAGCCGTACTGTGTTACAAGATCAGGCAGATCATCCGGGGCGGCAACCAGGTCGCTCGACGCGCCATAGAATGCGGCTGGCCGCAGCGAGAGCAGCCCACGGGTCCTGCTGACGAAGTCCGCTGGGATCGCCTCAGGGGCAAAGATCATATTCCCGATACGAGCGCCGTTTAGGATTGAGCCAGGGACGGCCACCGTCCAGGCCATGAGGCGCCGCCGCCAGGAGGAGCGGATGGCCATTGCTTTGAAAGCATCGGGCGGCCCCGCCACTTGCTGTGACAGCGGCGCCAAAAGGGCTGCACCAGAAACGAGTTCGGCATGATTCACGACAAGAGCGAGAGCGACCGCGCCACCCAGGGAATGACCGACGACCAGAGGCCGGTCTAGATCCAGCTTTTCGATGAACTGGGCGATGATCTGGGCTTGGGATGCAATGCCGGACGAGGCGCTCGCCGGCTTTGTTGAGTAGCCGTTTCCAGGCCGGTCCAGCGCGACGACGCGGTACTTTGCCTTCAGGCGATCCACCAGATAGGCAAAATTGCCAATCTGCCCGCCGAGTCCGTGAATGAGCAACAGTGTCGGCCCACGCCCTTCGTCGGTGTAGTGGATAGTGTGGCCTGCGATTTCAATGAAATTCCCAGACGGGGGCATAGTCCGCCTCACACGCCAAACAACCAGTAATGTTACGAGGAAAAGCGCTCCCCAGACGGCGACAACCACAACGGCCACGACGGAAAGCCAAACAAGACCACTCGCCATTGCTCTTCCTCCTTCTGAGCGGCCGAATTATTCGGGCAGCGCCGGCACCTTTGGCCGGCAAGCTAGAGTTGCTGTTGGGTCCACCTCATTCATCCTCATGCACGAACCAGGGGCATTTTGCGGGATCAAAACTGATAGGTCGCGGCAACGCCGATGAAGTCACGATCAATCAATGCATTGCGCGAGCCGCTCATGCCGCCACCAGCACCGAAGGATTTAAAGTAAGTAGCGGTGATGGAAAACTGCTGGGAAAAGTCCGCTTTCAAGCCGAGCAAGATCGACGTCATGCTCTTGGTGAATCCCGGCAATGGCGCCGGCGTAATGCCGAAAAGGCCAGTCGAGAATGCGATGGAGGGGGTGAGCCTTACGCCCTCGATCAGATCTGGATAGTCGAACATAAAGATACCCTGCACCCCGCCCGACCATTTGGTGGGGGTCTTGCCCGTCGGAGCGAACGGCGGACCTAGAGAGTCAGCTGCCAGTGACTCGACGAGCGTTACACCACCCAAATTGAATGGACGGCTGTAGAGACCCGATGAACCGTACTGACCAGTGGCGGCATAGTCGGTGCCTTCATTTAGATCAACATGGAGTGCGCCGAATTCCACCAGGCCAATGACCTGGGTTGCCCCTGTCAGAGTCGTAAGCAAGTCAGTGCCGCCGAAAATTTTGGTAAAGCGAAGTGCTGCCTGCCATACATCGTGCCGCTCGTCGGCAACAATGATCCGACCGGGAATGAATTGCTCGTCAAACGGCTGGCCGGGCTTCTCTACATAGGGAGCAGCGCCGATATTTTTCGTCGTGTATACAGGGATGCCCAGCGGCGTGAGCGGCAGGTCTGGATCGAAAGCGGCTTGATCGATCGGCACTCCGCCCACTTGATTCACGGCCGCTGCGACAAAATCTATCCCGAGGAGAACCGGTACGTTGCGCTTGTAAGAGATCTCGCCATTGATTGCGATGCCTGTGTAATTTTCGGTTGTGCTGAAAGCTAAGCCAAGCATGTCAAGGCTATCGGGATAGTAAATGTGGTAGCTGCTGCCATCGAGATTCTCGAATACCGGACTACGCGGAAGCGTGCCCAAATTCGGCTGGATCAAGCGATCCAGAACCGGCGAGAGCGCTGGATTGAGAAGATCGGCAAGCAGGTCGCCGGTCAGGTCGACTGTCGGCGCGAGAGCGCCCAGGGCCTCGACGATCTGTTGCTGCGCTTCGGGCTCGAGCTCATTCACTAGGCTCCCTAACAGGCCTGGTACTCCGCGGACCAGATCGAACTTGCCGGTGCCCTCCGCATAGGACTCGGGACCTTTGGCGTAGACCGA is a window of Oleomonas cavernae DNA encoding:
- a CDS encoding cytochrome b, which codes for MRYPPQNLSYRPWAKRLHWIIAALVLTMLLAGQRFQLDLPEPEHLFSLAAHSALGISLLALMVIRAGYRLRNAPPPLPDSLPAWQRKLSALVHLVLYLLLFSVPLLGLVAASASPLPVQPAYLFDLTDLLGAANEQRFVELRQYHELATWALAGLVAFHITAALIHQFVWKDRVLHRMWPARR
- a CDS encoding DUF1302 domain-containing protein, which translates into the protein MRRFPLFFRAAILAGIYLGAASGIGTRPAQAIDVEWGDVSGSIITSLSVSTQIRMADRDPRNVGISNGGSMPTSGNDDGNLNFDKYDLTTLIGNVTSEVSLKWKNFGLYVRGTAFYDYIADNNDLAANGPSERDSRGSYTITGQRRARYDAYLQDYFLSGKFKVFDHSLNIRLGSQVLNWGEALFTINAISVINPIDVARIRVPGAELRDALIPIPMVSASLDLGGGLSVEGFYTFDFEPFKLEACGAYMSSSDTFCDGTRGVGVGTDFLDTRSYYKGRNNPQDNAANYDGISADVTTEDDPEGHDWGIALRYFSPALNNTEFGFYYISYRSRLPSINAFSDYKNPGTGKILGLPINPFSPAFGTLPRSVVLDNLDHGELTIYYPDDIELFGLSFNTTLDALGIAINGEISMKHDAPVWISEPTLTFSTYNNAGGNPLLANQAFGIAPYVENGVPFDPDAPLPLNLNLDERHDLWNANLRITKILPTTNWIVSALGANSIIALVETAVIYVDIDPDGPHDYASYGQNGFSGFKTRPLNLLGLGEVVPALDLPAQGDPRLQSTWKPPTRWSGGFTTLFILDYPNAFGIPINLSPTVAFQTGVFGTTPSPNPGFTKGVNAVSLALKADYLGSYSAQISYFKSWGGGGGGGGSMNPTIDRDFIGVSLSYVF
- a CDS encoding helix-turn-helix transcriptional regulator, translated to MKVQNLHDLVDQIYAAAWLPQRWTQVLNRLVAACGVQGCVLYIVSKGLVRWIASDSVTPLAAEFVGDGWCRNNRWVTRAIAKQFPGFLGDRDLFTAAELEGDPIYRDFLVPRGIHWTVGTTIQLQDGEIAIFQLVGDRARPPMTSAELEILDTLRPHLARSAMVSARLPLIKAESATRMLEAMGLPAAAITLDGRIKFANSRFESLGKRITTYRTTERISIANEAAAKLFETAMAGLASGMATETRSIPIRGDGESPMVLHVLPTRRDANEVFGDTGALVVITTVGTPGAPPASLLQGLFDLTPAEARVAQSVAEGATLEELSGTLKVSRETLRTQLRMVFAKTGTKRQAELTSLILGSVRFHALDGSRKAKSNPRQR
- a CDS encoding nuclear transport factor 2 family protein, with the protein product MSVTQLPATERRRILEGFYTAYANRDVDGMMQWVTDDIVEDISGIGFVRGAAEERAFLSGLFSSFPDLDTRLVQIVIDDHGASVEWSRRGTFEGTPFQGLRANGRAFQLRGGAFFEFSDGRIRRITGYYDTAAFARDIGLLPKDNSLSEGTLKRLFNLRTIFRRSLKRLRRAG
- a CDS encoding NAD(P)/FAD-dependent oxidoreductase — its product is MIATSKAAIQDDVVIYGGGMAGALLAKALAPEFRVTLVDPNEYFEVPMSVPRSLVKPGFADAAIIPFAAALPGVAHVRGALVEMHPEGGLVQLKNGKEELLKGRVSVLATGSKFSNALMRAIDGASVRERKEFYVQYHRRIVASQNILIVGGGPIGVEVAGEIIENHPAKKIIILEAGPRVLAGTSEAAAAQAAKVLKASGVTVLTDERLECADSTVAEVLSGAGEALTSRGQSIPYDLLIWCVGGKPNTAYMAQHYASTLNQAGRIRVSPDLRVVGSDTVFALGDITDLDENKMAWHIGGQIRTAAHNIRAILTRAGRPSRLKAHKPQTGNPMMAVTLGSRNGVLHLPVIGVVRSPFVARVAKSSHMLVPKFRKALGV
- a CDS encoding MFS transporter: MSHNVPSDTDVAVANRNGHITPEKWLLLGAIFLAAVVMPLSAIAPVVALPAIGAELGGSAFAINWIVNGAFLAFGSAVMAAGALADRFGRKRLFTLGLGAYSILSLIVAVSPSILVLDIVRTVQSAAAALAMIAGFAALAQEFEGPARTRAFSILGTGFGVGIAFGPIVGGALVGSLGWRAIFVMSAVLSLIVLLVSAPRLRESRDPDARQFDIWGAVTFTVTLVLLTLAIMQGPQVGWDSKPVLALFAGCIAMLGVFLAVERAHERPMLDITLFTYPRFLAVLSLPVAVAYSFIVVLFVLPARLSGIEGMSATEIGLLMVPLSAPITIVPFLGAVLTKWIQPGLLSGVGLIVGAGGLVLLALIEPGAGGLAFVFPLLLIGVGAAIPWGLMDDLAVSVVPKERAGMAVGIFATARVAGESVAIVIAGAILLGLTQRGLHQALPATFSPDMVVTIANGIVNGKITEAVLTTPALSSSELTQLYGDAFSATTLVLAAITLVAALVSIGFVRRHEVKESVIITGTESELAFCEVERS
- a CDS encoding metal-dependent hydrolase encodes the protein MKENAMASQPHKNEIVTRENLDFGINESLPKYWWGGNPYRTRLMDAIQCTFPDGERYFIKSVVAFRQKISDPTLLADVRGFSRQEGQHGIAHQQYNALVEARGIPLTEIIKPAIDRLNRYSARLSPEFNVAITASAEHFTAMMAECFFAKKSTMANVEPHMKAMFAWHAIEEMEHRAVAFDVMKKIAKVGYFKRVWALIYLQGGMNEVMFKIPHAMLKADGFTRLQRWGMQIRNVPWLLKMFAPLHGKTLSYFIPGFHPLKNPTMHNYPDWKAAYEQTGDPHEAARALVAAAY
- a CDS encoding NAD(P)-binding protein, whose protein sequence is MSCEHFDVLVVGAGLSGVGTADRLQTECPNKSHKILDGRPSLGGTGTSSTGSARPMQGEKNEGECNGIPTP
- a CDS encoding alpha/beta fold hydrolase; translation: MASGLVWLSVVAVVVVAVWGALFLVTLLVVWRVRRTMPPSGNFIEIAGHTIHYTDEGRGPTLLLIHGLGGQIGNFAYLVDRLKAKYRVVALDRPGNGYSTKPASASSGIASQAQIIAQFIEKLDLDRPLVVGHSLGGAVALALVVNHAELVSGAALLAPLSQQVAGPPDAFKAMAIRSSWRRRLMAWTVAVPGSILNGARIGNMIFAPEAIPADFVSRTRGLLSLRPAAFYGASSDLVAAPDDLPDLVTQYGSITLPIGILFGAGDRILDALVHGKHLAATIPGAIFEMVEGAGHMIPVTLPKQASDFIKRISDMALSANRLREIQSHVV